In Zingiber officinale cultivar Zhangliang chromosome 3B, Zo_v1.1, whole genome shotgun sequence, a single window of DNA contains:
- the LOC122055368 gene encoding zinc finger protein ZAT5-like — MESVEEGGGDHNCSNEEQFAAAASAVARGKRTKRQRLAPGPASPAEASSSAEEDEDMANCLILLAQGGASRTPGAAKVAAAADAYRCKTCDKTFASFQALGGHRTSHKKPKTAAPLLDHEKKPAAEDETDGPSIAADAPIPKPVTTTSSSNDEILAAASAKQRVHECSVCGSEFSSGQALGGHMRRHRPLPPEVKKEKNIFLLDLNLPAPADDDDSQIAMAFPFETRRPPLIFSTSSLVDCHY; from the coding sequence ATGGAATCTGTGGAAGAAGGCGGCGGGGATCACAACTGCAGTAACGAGGAGCAGTTCGCGGCCGCCGCCTCGGCGGTCGCGAGAGGTAAGAGGACGAAGCGGCAGAGACTGGCGCCCGGCCCTGCCTCGCCGGCGGAGGCATCCAGTAGCGCCGAGGAGGACGAGGACATGGCCAATTGCCTCATCCTTCTGGCTCAGGGCGGCGCGTCGCGAACTCCAGGGGCGGCGAAGGTCGCGGCGGCGGCGGATGCCTACAGGTGCAAGACGTGCGACAAGACGTTCGCCTCCTTCCAGGCCCTCGGCGGCCACCGCACCAGCCACAAGAAGCCCAAGACCGCGGCGCCGCTCCTCGACCACGAGAAGAAACCGGCCGCGGAGGATGAGACGGACGGCCCATCGATCGCCGCCGACGCTCCGATCCCGAAACCAGTCACGACGACGTCGTCGAGCAACGATGAAATCCTCGCCGCCGCCAGCGCAAAGCAGAGAGTCCACGAGTGCTCTGTATGCGGATCGGAGTTCTCCTCCGGCCAAGCTCTCGGCGGCCACATGAGACGGCACCGCCCGCTGCCGCCGGAAGTCAAAAAGGAGAAGAACATCTTCTTACTGGATCTCAATCTCCCTGCTCCGGCCGACGACGACGACTCCCAGATAGCCATGGCTTTCCCCTTCGAAACCCGGCGACCGCCGCTTATCTTCTCAACATCCTCCCTGGTGGACTGCCATTACTAA
- the LOC122055369 gene encoding protein SOSEKI 3-like isoform X1 has protein sequence MEARMRRYAPRSSPERTKVWTEPPAKHQLQQQGKRVPVVYYLCRNRHLEHPHFVEVPLSSPDGLFLRDVIDKLNAQRGKRMAAMYSWSCKRSYKNGFVWHDLSEDDLILPAHGNEYVLKGSEILDQTPPDRRDRDSSNAKIQNMKNNSVQEPPISCKNQEASFLPSSAEVLIKVAKLPSPLLIQPPPPPQEDDPSSSIHVSPEPGRRTSLLHEISSPKPAELRIQKPFVSQDASTQTEDRGGRRNGLNTRIMGVSTDDKPLEVRYNRRQSELTMRSNEESEIVKEESLPSSTVSSSAKTNTLESLIREEVSLRNNYKNGEAEEVFLSTGSKFRATNMLMHMFTCGSISVKDHYGIGFAADYKPRLSDAKFTSPMPSTSVALQEISFLPESQRAIVPRLNKKQHFSGSMIETNKFKERRLEGVPKLKRSSSFNEDRSYDMPCSTMESEKIGDSSQPKYPSRASKNISNMSSMFDDNATKISPVSDARKSSAWMDIPRSSPLRSSTDGSKRSRECDPDKGSSIGLKSFQEFKEKVIRIEERLTSGARVIIVSRSDDNEDL, from the exons ATGGAAGCAAGGATGAGAAGGTACGCGCCGCGAAGTAGCCCGGAGAGAACCAAAGTTTGGACCGAGCCGCCGGCGAAGCACCAACTGCAGCAGCAAGGGAAGAGGGTTCCGGTAGTGTACTACCTTTGTAGGAATCGCCACCTCGAGCACCCGCACTTCGTCGAGGTCCCCCTGTCTTCCCCCGACGGACTCTTCCTCAGAG ATGTGATCGATAAGCTCAATGCGCAGCGAGGGAAGAGGATGGCTGCCATGTATTCGTGGTCTTGCAAGAG GAGCTACAAGAATGGATTTGTGTGGCACGACCTTTCGGAAGACGATCTGATCCTGCCGGCGCACGGCAATGAGTATGTTCTCAAGGGGTCGGAGATCTTGGATCAAACACCGCCAG ATCGGAGAGATCGTGATTCAAGCAATGCGAAGATCCAGAATATGAAGAACAACTCTGTACAAGAACCACCAATAAGCTGTAAAAACCAAGAAGCTTCCTTTTTGCCTTCTTCGGCTGAGGTTCTTATCAAGGTGGCAAAGCTTCCCTCTCCATTGCTGATCCAACCGCCTCCCCCTCCGCAAGAAGATGATCCATCATCCTCTATTCATGTTTCGCCTGAACCTGGTAGGAGAACTTCCCTATTGCACGAAATCAGCTCCCCGAAGCCAGCAGAGCTCAGGATCCAAAAGCCCTTTGTGTCTCAGGATGCTTCAACTCAAACTGAAGACCGAGGAGGGAGGAGGAACGGATTGAATACCAGGATAATGGGTGTCTCAACTGATGATAAGCCTCTGGAAGTTCGATACAATAGGAGACAGAGTGAGCTGACCATGCGTTCGAATGAGGAATCTGAGATTGTTAAAGAAGAGAGTTTGCCATCAAGCACTGTTTCTTCTTCTGCAAAGACAAATACACTTGAATCTTTGATAAGAGAAGAAGTAAGCTTAAGGAACAACTATAAGAATGGGGAGGCAGAAGAAGTTTTCCTCTCAACCGGTTCAAAATTTCGAGCAACAAACATGCTAATGCATATGTTTACTTGTGGGTCAATCTCTGTTAAAGACCACTATGGCATTGGCTTTGCGGCGGACTATAAGCCAAGGCTCTCTGATGCAAAGTTCACCTCTCCTATGCCTTCTACTTCAGTGGCTCTGCAGGAAATCAGTTTTTTACCGGAGAGTCAAAGAGCAATCGTCCCAAGACTGAACAAGAAGCAGCATTTCAGTGGAAGCATGATTGAAACAAACAAGTTCAAAGAGAGGCGACTGGAAGGAGTTCCTAAGTTGAAGCGATCATCTTCCTTCAATGAGGATAG GAGCTACGATATGCCTTGTTCAACAATGGAGAGCGAAAAGATTGGGGATTCATCTCAACCGAAGTATCCCTCCAGGGCTTCCAAAAACATATCCAACATGAGCTCCATGTTTGATGATAATGCAACAAAGATATCCCCCGTTTCAGATGCAAGAAAGTCCTCTGCATGGATGGACATTCCTAGGTCTTCACCTCTCCGTTCGTCAACTGATGGAAGTAAAAGATCAAGAGAGTGTGACCCAGATAAGGGCTCATCCATTGGGTTAAAATCTTTCCAAGAATTCAAAGAGAAGGTGATCAGGATCGAAGAAAG GCTTACTTCTGGAGCTAGGGTTATAATAGTATCTAGATCTGATGATAATGAAGATTTGTGA
- the LOC122055369 gene encoding protein SOSEKI 3-like isoform X2, translating to MEARMRRYAPRSSPERTKVWTEPPAKHQLQQQGKRVPVVYYLCRNRHLEHPHFVEVPLSSPDGLFLRDVIDKLNAQRGKRMAAMYSWSCKRSYKNGFVWHDLSEDDLILPAHGNEYVLKGSEILDQTPPDRRDRDSSNAKIQNMKNNSVQEPPISCKNQEASFLPSSAEVLIKVAKLPSPLLIQPPPPPQEDDPSSSIHVSPEPGRRTSLLHEISSPKPAELRIQKPFVSQDASTQTEDRGGRRNGLNTRIMGVSTDDKPLEVRYNRRQSELTMRSNEESEIVKEESLPSSTVSSSAKTNTLESLIREEVSLRNNYKNGEAEEVFLSTGSKFRATNMLMHMFTCGSISVKDHYGIGFAADYKPRLSDAKFTSPMPSTSVALQEISFLPESQRAIVPRLNKKQHFSGSMIETNKFKERRLEGVPKLKRSSSFNEDRSYDMPCSTMESEKIGDSSQPKYPSRASKNISNMSSMFDDNATKISPVSDARKSSAWMDIPRSSPLRSSTDGSKRSRECDPDKGSSIGLKSFQEFKEKAYFWS from the exons ATGGAAGCAAGGATGAGAAGGTACGCGCCGCGAAGTAGCCCGGAGAGAACCAAAGTTTGGACCGAGCCGCCGGCGAAGCACCAACTGCAGCAGCAAGGGAAGAGGGTTCCGGTAGTGTACTACCTTTGTAGGAATCGCCACCTCGAGCACCCGCACTTCGTCGAGGTCCCCCTGTCTTCCCCCGACGGACTCTTCCTCAGAG ATGTGATCGATAAGCTCAATGCGCAGCGAGGGAAGAGGATGGCTGCCATGTATTCGTGGTCTTGCAAGAG GAGCTACAAGAATGGATTTGTGTGGCACGACCTTTCGGAAGACGATCTGATCCTGCCGGCGCACGGCAATGAGTATGTTCTCAAGGGGTCGGAGATCTTGGATCAAACACCGCCAG ATCGGAGAGATCGTGATTCAAGCAATGCGAAGATCCAGAATATGAAGAACAACTCTGTACAAGAACCACCAATAAGCTGTAAAAACCAAGAAGCTTCCTTTTTGCCTTCTTCGGCTGAGGTTCTTATCAAGGTGGCAAAGCTTCCCTCTCCATTGCTGATCCAACCGCCTCCCCCTCCGCAAGAAGATGATCCATCATCCTCTATTCATGTTTCGCCTGAACCTGGTAGGAGAACTTCCCTATTGCACGAAATCAGCTCCCCGAAGCCAGCAGAGCTCAGGATCCAAAAGCCCTTTGTGTCTCAGGATGCTTCAACTCAAACTGAAGACCGAGGAGGGAGGAGGAACGGATTGAATACCAGGATAATGGGTGTCTCAACTGATGATAAGCCTCTGGAAGTTCGATACAATAGGAGACAGAGTGAGCTGACCATGCGTTCGAATGAGGAATCTGAGATTGTTAAAGAAGAGAGTTTGCCATCAAGCACTGTTTCTTCTTCTGCAAAGACAAATACACTTGAATCTTTGATAAGAGAAGAAGTAAGCTTAAGGAACAACTATAAGAATGGGGAGGCAGAAGAAGTTTTCCTCTCAACCGGTTCAAAATTTCGAGCAACAAACATGCTAATGCATATGTTTACTTGTGGGTCAATCTCTGTTAAAGACCACTATGGCATTGGCTTTGCGGCGGACTATAAGCCAAGGCTCTCTGATGCAAAGTTCACCTCTCCTATGCCTTCTACTTCAGTGGCTCTGCAGGAAATCAGTTTTTTACCGGAGAGTCAAAGAGCAATCGTCCCAAGACTGAACAAGAAGCAGCATTTCAGTGGAAGCATGATTGAAACAAACAAGTTCAAAGAGAGGCGACTGGAAGGAGTTCCTAAGTTGAAGCGATCATCTTCCTTCAATGAGGATAG GAGCTACGATATGCCTTGTTCAACAATGGAGAGCGAAAAGATTGGGGATTCATCTCAACCGAAGTATCCCTCCAGGGCTTCCAAAAACATATCCAACATGAGCTCCATGTTTGATGATAATGCAACAAAGATATCCCCCGTTTCAGATGCAAGAAAGTCCTCTGCATGGATGGACATTCCTAGGTCTTCACCTCTCCGTTCGTCAACTGATGGAAGTAAAAGATCAAGAGAGTGTGACCCAGATAAGGGCTCATCCATTGGGTTAAAATCTTTCCAAGAATTCAAAGAGAAG GCTTACTTCTGGAGCTAG